The following are encoded together in the Chaetodon auriga isolate fChaAug3 chromosome 6, fChaAug3.hap1, whole genome shotgun sequence genome:
- the fads2 gene encoding acyl-CoA 6-desaturase, with translation MGGGGQLTEPGEVGSGRAAGVYTWEEVQSHCSRNDQWLVIDRKVYNITQWAKRHPGGIRVISHYAGEDATEAFTAFHPDLKFVQKFLKPLLIGELASTEPSQDRSKNAAIIQDFHTLRAQAESDGLFRARPLFFCLHLGHILLLEALAWLIIWLWGTSWTLTLLCSIMLAVAQSQAGWLQHDFGHLSVFKKSSWNHVLQKFIIGHLKGASANWWNHRHFQHHAKPNIFSKDPDVNMLHVFVVGATQPVEYGIKKIKYMPYHHQHQYFLLVGPPLLIPVYFHIQIIRTMISRHDWVDLAWSMSYYLRYLCCYVPLYGLFGSVVLISFVRFLESHWFVWVTQMNHLPMDIDHEKHRDWLTMQLQATCNIEKSLFNDWFSGHLNFQIEHHLFPMMPRHNYHLVAPLVHALCEKHGIPYQVKTMWQGLADVIRSLKNSGDLWLDAYLHK, from the exons ATGGGAGGTGGAGGCCAGCTGACGGAGCCAGGAGAGGTGGGCAGCGGTCGAGCTGCTGGTGTTTACAcctgggaggaggtgcagagCCACTGCAGCAGGAATGACCAGTGGCTGGTCATAGATCGAAAGGTTTACAACATCACACAGTGGGCCAAAAGGCACCCAGGAGGGATTCGGGTCATCAGCCACTACGCTGGAGAGGATGCCACG GAGGCGTTCACTGCTTTTCACCCCGATTTAAAGTTTGTGCAAAAGTTTCTGAAGCCCCTGCTGATTGGAGAGCTGGCATCGACAGAGCCCAGCCAGGACCGAAGCAAAAAC gcAGCAATCATACAGGATTTCCACACTTTACGCGCGCAGGCGGAGAGCGACGGTCTGTTTCGAGCTCGGCCTTTGTTCTTCTGCCTCCACCTGGGtcacatcctgctgctggaggccctGGCCTGGCTCATCATCTGGCTCTGGGGAACCAGCTGGACGCTGACGCTTCTGTGCTCCATCATGCTGGCAGTCGCTCAG TCGCAGGCCGGATGGCTGCAGCACGACTTTGGCCACCTGTCAGTTTTCAAGAAGTCCAGTTGGAATCACGTGTTGCAGAAGTTTATCATCGGCCATTTAAAA GGAGCATCTGCCAACTGGTGGAATCATCGGCATTTCCAGCATCACGCTAAACCCAACATCTTCAGCAAGGACCCTGATGTCAACATGCTGCACGTCTTTGTAGTTGGAGCCACTCAGCCAGTGGAG TATGGCATTAAAAAGATCAAATATATGCCCTACCATCACCAACACCAGTACTTCCTTCTTG ttGGACCACCGCTCCTCATTCCAGTTTACTTCCACATTCAGATTATTCGCACAATGATTTCCCGCCATGACTGGGTG GATCTGGCTTGGTCTATGTCTTACTACCTTCGCTACCTGTGCTGTTATGTCCCCCTGTATGGCCTGTTTGGCTCAGTGGTGCTCATCAGCTTCGTCAG GTTTTTGGAGAGCCACTGGTTTGTGTGGGTGACTCAGATGAATCACCTGCCGATGGACATCGACCACGAAAAGCACCGCGACTGGCTGACCATGCAG TTACAAGCCACCTGTAACATTGAGAAGTCCTTGTTCAACGACTGGTTCAGCGGACACCTCAACTTTCAGATCGAACACCA TTTGTTTCCCATGATGCCGCGCCACAACTACCACCTGGTGGCCCCGCTGGTCCACGCACTGTGTGAGAAACACGGGATTCCTTACCAGGTGAAGACCATGTGGCAAGGCCTCGCTGATGTTATCAG gtcACTGAAAAACTCTGGGGACCTCTGGCTCGATGCATATCTTCATAAATGA